From the Erythrolamprus reginae isolate rEryReg1 chromosome Z, rEryReg1.hap1, whole genome shotgun sequence genome, one window contains:
- the LOC139175745 gene encoding olfactory receptor 10AG1-like translates to MKNDNHSCLTEIVLLGFSDFYSMRELIFCLVLIFYFMALVGNGLILLLIFLSPTLHTPMYFFLWNLSFLEIGYTSSISPKMLVNLLSEKQAISFWGCGCQMCFFLLFGVTECCLLCAMAYDRFVAICKPLQYPYIMNYRECAILAATSWAIGISLGLGHSVSIFTLPFCGSNIISHFFCDIMPVLRLASTNTYKNEVAIAILTVVVDLTPFLLILVSYILIIITILRMPVAKSRRKAFSTCSSHLTVVFIFYGTVIFTYISPHSEYSVDSNRFLALLYTVVTPSLNPIIYSLRNKEIKAAFMKLITNKQFS, encoded by the coding sequence ATGAAAAATGACAACCACTCCTGTCTCACCGAGATTGTCCTTCTAGGCTTCTCAGATTTCTACTCTATGCGAGAACTtatcttctgcctggtcctcatATTCTACTTCATGGCCTTGGTAGGCAACGGTCTGATCTTGCTCCTCATCTTTCTCAGTCCTACTCTTCACACGCCAATGTACTTCTTCCTCTGGAACTTGTCTTTTTTGGAAATTGGCTACACTTCCTCCATTAGCCCAAAGATGCTAGTGAACTTATTATCAGAGAAACAAGCTATATCCTTTTGGGGCTGTGGCTGTCAAATgtgttttttccttctcttcggTGTCACTGAGTGCTGTCTTCTTTGTGCCATGGCATATGACCGCTTTGTTGCCATTTGCAAACCTTTGCAATATCCTTATATTATGAATTACAGGGAATGTGCTATACTTGCTGCTACCTCGTGGGCCATTGGTATTTCTTTGGGTTTGGGGCATTCAGTTTCAATCTTTACCCTTCCCTTCTGTGGGTCAAATATAATCAGCCACTTCTTCTGTGATATTATGCCTGTTCTGAGACTGGCTTCCACCAATACCTACAAAAATGAGGTGGCTATTGCCATTTTAACAGTGGTAGTTGACTTGACGCCCTTTTTGCTCATCCTTGTTTCTTACATCCTTATTATCATCACTATTCTCAGAATGCCAGTGGCCAAGAGCAGGCGGAAAGCATTTTCCACTTGTTCTTCACATCTCACTGTTGTCTTCATTTTCTACGGAACTGTCATTTTTACTTATATTAGTCCACATTCAGAATATTCTGTGGACTCTAACAGATTTCTTGCCCTGCTCTACACAGTAGTGACCCCAAGCTTGAACCCCATCATTTACAGCTTGAggaacaaagaaataaaagctgctTTCATGAAATTAATAACCAACAAACAGTTTTCCTGA